cgaatacaacaagctgcattgaaaaaatgtggttgatccctcttatataggaatcggtatagaacacgaaagtgaaacgtgtcttcacagaagtagtgtaatgtttattgcacattgatatataatgtctattggtgttttgtggctaaagcgcccttaggcgttgatgcacccacgctgacgcctggtggcacgtctcctccatcacgactaccaacgtcgatgaccatgagcaaccgtcgtgcatatggaagctgcactacgctgcacacgctagcacaacgcgaaagacgaagcacgtaactgacacactaatacaacgcgcaagacaaagcacgtaactgaatcgtcaccgagtcaaatcagcgcgtacagcgcgtcgtaattgcagcctccgcgatcaacttcagaaacattttcagagctaattgcggaggccacgctccgctgtgctgagtacggtgaacgccacctaggtggcgttggtagtgcttcttgatgccagcgtcccttcgaatgctggcatcgaggcgtcgtagtgctgagaccaccgaagcgttcactgtcggtgcgcgttagtgtcataatgcagtacttctcttttctgctcgtaggcggcggcaccgccccgagcatgagcgcgggtacacggaggagtgttagatatataaagcgcgtctgtgtagctctctgcaaatgcgtttgtggcgcaatgggttaaacgctcggcgatttatcgtcgcggaccgagaggtcgtgggttcgatttccaaattttgcatgtttgtggaactttttcttctggtttctttctttgtattatgttcgtgtacattgtaagctgacgtatttccgtgacggaaatacgtcagtgaagtcttggtggaccccggcatgaaacactttcgtgttaaaagaaaaaaagaacgagaaacatttttttttcgattttctggTGCACCTTGCGTCCAAGCGGCTGCCGGTTGTAGTCTCCGGTTTCTCTCAAGCCGTTtttgtcgtaaggcttaggcttgacggccaactcccttgtgcttgccttgtactaccggggttcggcggtacaaggacaggcagaaacacgacaacacacgatagCGTAACTAACAAgtataaaaagggtttatttctccatgggaattcgcgtggaagcaggctatagagtcgacctcgacgtttgtcggggtcgatagTGATCGAACGAGGTAGGGCGCGACAAAGGAGAGGCtcctgagctccgtccttcgtcgcggctcgcagtcgtctgaGTGACAGACTGAGTCCCGTCTCCCATttctccggcgtgcgccggtcgcgccgatcgcgaccgccccgcctcgttctgggctcggtccaatgagcgcggggctccgcgtacacgtcaccgctgcgtttgcaaccggtttccaagaggatCGCGCCACCGCACGAAAAACCGTTTGGCTCCCCGAGCGGGTGGCGGCTGAAGCATCCTCGCTGGTTTTTTATGTTTTTTATTTACGATACTGTTGGCCATAaggccgttacagggtgggtTTTAAGGCATCACAAAGAGAATTTCGGTGTTACAACAAAAGGTTATCAAAGATACAAACTAGGTGTTACAGCAGTAAAATACATCAATAATGTGTCAGTCATAGAAAACGGGTAAACACATAATTTTAACAGCAGTTATCAAAATAGAAGCTGGGTATTACAACAGTAAAGTACGTCATTTCAGTCTCTTGGGGCATTCCTTGGTGCCGGTTTCGTGCTGACCACCGCAGAGTCCGCATTTCGGCTCATAGACGTGGGTGGGTTCTGTATGCCGCACTGGCGGCAAACCGGTGTGTTGGGGTTTGGGCACAGGTCCGGACGATGTCCCGACTGCATACACATCTGGCAGAACTGCCGGGCCGGCCTAAACTGGTGGCATGGGTATTCACAACCACCGTGATAGACCAGCCTGGGCAGGTGGGGCCCGTCTATGGTGAGCAGTGCCGTTGTAGATGTGCCCAAGATGCGGGCGTCCAGGATCTTGATGCGGGTGTCCCGCACCCACAGTCCTTTCATGAGGGTTTCTCTTGTGTTGTTGGGGTCGAGTCCGTGAATGACACCTCTGATGGTTTGCGGTGAGAACGGCACGTACGCTCTCACCGGGTGGGCTTGGTTGGCCAGCTTCAGGTGGGTAAGTTGGCAGATCTCGTCAGCAGTTTCCTCATGCGGGGTGCTGACTATCAGGATGTTTGAGCCCTTGTGGGGGCGCACGACGTATTTCCCCTCCACACGGGCGGAGGTCTGGCAGGACATGACAATTGCTGCCGAGATAGCGTGGTTGGGGTATTGTTTGAGGGCTAGGCCTCTTGTCGGCCGGATAACTACCTTCAGATCTCCCTTTGGAAGGGGTGGAAGTCTAGGGCGACGAGGACCGGGCTTTCGGGTTATGTCTGGGGACGGGACGTTGACATTGGACGGAGTGCCACTCACGGAATTAGCTGCACCCAATGATGAGGAGATCTGAGCTTCCCGGGCGGCCCTGCGGAGCTTCTTCGCCCGATGCTTGCTGAGAGAGTATTCCCACGCAGGCCCGTGGGAAGGGGAGCTCGCAGCAGGATCGGACGACGATGTCAGGAGGCCTGGATCTTGGGAGGATTATTCACGCGAATCCATATCGGAGTCTTCATCAGGGAGGTTGACCATCGATGGTGTCAGTTGGTGATCGCTGGAAGGGCCCGCATCATCGGGCGAATTTCCGGCGGCCATTTCAGTAGTCGGGGCGGCGGTTGACAGTCGGAGAGCCTGACGCGGCAGGGCCGCGCAGGCAGAGTCCGACTCGAAACCGGTTTAGCGGCTGGGCTCAGGAGCGGCGGGACAGAAAGCGTAGGAGTATCTACACGCAGGCGGCGGCGAACCCGTCGGGCCGTTCGGCATGAGGCGACCAAGGCAGCCGGAGGTGCGATAGCAACCGGCGTTGGCGAAGAAGGACGACTCGCAGCTTATCGGGGTGGAGCAGGAGCCCATCCGCAACACGTCTGCTCCGGTCGGCTGTCGCGGAGCGAGAAGAGGCCGTCTCGATTGGACGGCCACCCCAAGATCTACAATAATCGCTGGTTCTACTCCgaggacagtgactcagcgagcCGCAGCCAGTCCAGAAGCCGGTCTGGGTCCGGAACCCGAGCCCGGCAACAACAGGCACAACCACCACAAATTCGGACACCGCCCACACCGATGCCGAGGAAAAAGAAGCAgcagcaacccgcccaagacacaACGAATCAGGTGAGCTGGGAAGGCAAGGGCAAGGACTCCTCTGCTCCTCAAACAGACCCCCGAATCCCTAAATTACAAGCTATTATAAAAGCGCAAAATGCTAAGATAGCAGAACAAGACGCGAAGCTCACAGCGCTTATGGCCAAACTTGAACAAGTAATTAAACACAACACCGCGCCGCCACAGCAACCCAATGAAGTAGTGACACACCAAACGCTACAGCGAACACTACAGGACACGGAGAAGACACTAGTCAGCTCTCTCATCGAAAATGTCACCCAACTATTCAGTGCGCTTCAAGCAAAAATCGAGAACATAGCTGCCAACCTCACGCAGGTAACTGCTACACAGAACCAACACTCCAACTCCATACAGGCGCTCCAGACTCAACGCCGAAAACGCGCCTCGTCATGCGAACAAGGCCCCTCCCCCAATCACAGCCGTGCCAGTTCCATCGGGAGCGATTCAAGCCCGCCAGCCCACCTAGTCACCCAATATGGCCCCAAACCATAAGCCAAACACTACTGAACACATCgaagtatggcagtggaactgcagaggtttcaGAAGAAAACAGGGTCTCCTGAAGCAATACCTCTGCACCACCCCCGTAAGACCTGACATTATCTGCCTGCAAGAGATAGGAGCCGACAGAAcccctacgctagccggctactacacgatcCACCAACCCCACATGGCGAAGGTTGCAATCCTCGTCGCAAAAGACATCACTGTTATCGAGCACTCGTTGTCAGAACCGGAGGTTGAGCACTTAACCATAGAGATCGTGCCCAACAAGCGGGGCCGAAAGAGCACGTTCGTGGTTAACACGTACAAGCCACCAAGGCCGGCGAAGGCTGATTTCACCAACCTCCTTTCCGAAGCCAGTCGACTGGCGCAAGCAAACCAGCTTATTGTAGTCGGGGACTTCAATTCGCCTCACCGGGACTGGGGGTATCAGTCAAACTCAGCAAGAGGAGTGACAGTCGCGCGAGCAATAGAAGCCCTACGAATGGAACTCCTTACCGACCCTCTATATCCGACCAGGGAAGGCAACAGTGTCACCCGTGACTCCtgccccgacctcaccctgatcAAGAACGTCGCCGAGGCCACGTGGACGAACCTAGGAGAAaccctgggcagcgaccactgtATACTCAGCACGTCCATATCATCTAGCAAAATTAGAAGACATCTGGGTGCCGCCCATATCACTGACTGGCCCAAATTCCGCAATGCACCCGTCCCGTCAGGTCCAATCTAGTCGATACACGTCTGGAGCGAGGACatcagacaggcatacaagacagCCACAGAAACAATACACCGCACACCGGAAGCCCCAGAGGTAGACCGCCACCTTCTCAAACTATGGGAAAAGCGCAGCCGGCTCGTGGGAAGATGGAAAAGGCAACGGCTAAACAGATCCCTCCGCCTGCGGATTGCACATGCAGCTCACAGAGGGCGCTCAGACATACGCCACCAACCTAGCACAGCAAAACTGGCAACAGTTTTGTGAGTCACTGCGGGGAACGCTGGGAACCTCCCGTACGTGGGCAATACTGCGGAACCTCATCGACCCCTCTAAATCAAAATCTGAATCTACACGCACCCTGAAGCGTATTGCTCACCTCTTTCCGGGAGACAACGCAGCCCTACTTCTGGCTCTAAGGGACAAATACATCGGCACCAGCACCGCGCCACCCTGCTCTGCGACCTATCAGGGTGAGGAAAATCCGGCACTCGACGCTCCCATCTCCGAAGCCGAGGTGTACGCCGCAGTACGACCGTGCACCCGAAATACTACGGCTGGAGCGGACAAAATTAACAACGCCATGATCCGCAACCTGAGCAAGGAACAGATCAGGGACCTCACTAAGTACCTGAACGACTCGCTCTGGGAGAAGAATGAAATTCCCTCCGAGTGGAAACACTCGGAGATCATAGTaatcccgaaaccgggcaagaagcCGGCAGTGGAAGCTCTAcgacctatatctctcacatcgTGCCTGGGCAAGCTCTACGAGCGGGTCGTCCAGACGCGCCTTCAACACTACATAGAAGATAACGacctttttcatccatccatgatTGGCTTCCGGTCGGGCCTGTCGACACAAGACGCCTTCCTTCTCCTGAAGGAGGAAGTACTCTCTAACATCCCGAGGGGTGGCGAACACCTCATTATGGCGCTGGATCTCAaaagcgcgtttgataacgtgtcTCACGAGGCAATACTCTCCGAGCTCAGCAATCTCAACTGTGGCGAGCGCACCTTCCAATATGTCAAGActtttctgtccaaccgaacGGCAACAATAGGAATGGGTGACACGAGATCGGACCCTCAAGACatgcccaacaagggcacaccacagggatcgatcatctccccgctcctattcaacgtcgccatgatcggcGTCGCAAGGGCTCTGCAGCAGGTTCCGAACATCGGATACATCCTGTATGCGCACGACATTACGATCTGGACAAACACCGGCTCTCTAGCCGAGAAGGAAGACACACTCCAAGCGGCAGCAATCTGCGTCGAAACAGAGGCCATTCCATGCGGACTCCACTGCTCCCCCGACAAATCCGAAGTGATCCGCATACAGGGACATCACTACAAATCGCCAGGCAACCTAAACATCCTCCTACATGGGGTCCCAATCCGGGAGGTACCACTCATCCGGATCCTGGCCCTCTGGCTGCAGAGCGACGGAAAGGCCAACCACACACTCCAACTGCTCAAGACTACAACACAGCAGATCTCTAAGATGATCCGCCGGGTGGCcagaaacagaaaaggcatgcGGGAGGAGGACACGATCCGTTTGGTGCAGGCACTGGTCATCAGCCGCCTTTCCTACGGGCTCCCTTACCTCACCCTGCTCCGAGCAGACTTCAACAAAGCCAATGCGATGATACGCGTAGCCTACAAGAACGCCCTCGGTCTCCCACCGTACACATCCAACGTCAGCTTGGAAGCTTTGGGACTAAATAACACGTTCGAGGAAATTCAGGAGGTGGTCCTCCTGACCCAGAGAGAACGCCTCCTGTCCACAGCGACAGGCCGACACATCCTAAAGCGCATCGGCTACCCGGCGGACCTTGACGCCATCCCGTCGACCACAAACATTCCGACATCGTACCGGGCCCGAGTACACGTGGCCCCGCTCCCAAAAAACATGTCACAATCCCACAACGAAGGCAGAAGAAACGCCCGAGTGGACTACCTCAAACGCACAGTGGGACGGAGCCCGAGGATGGTGTACATGGACGCCGCTCTATTTAAGGATGcatcgaacgcagcagcagccgtggtgGTGGACTCTTCTTACGAAGAAGTCTCCAGCATCTCCATCCCGCACTGCACCTTCACAGAAGCGGAAGCTGCGGCGATCGTGCTGGCCGTTCAGTACGGGGACGCGACCAACCGAGAACTTCAAGTAATAACCAACTCCCAAGCGGCGTGTCGGCTCCTTCTTGCAGGCAGAATACCTCAGAAATTAGCTAGATTCACGACTAATCCATTGGCTAGAAATTCATCGCTCAAACATCAGATCACGTGGGCTCCGGGGCACTCGGGGCTGGAGGGTAACGAGGCCGCGGACAGGCTACCTCGAGGTCACACAAACCGAGCGGCCACAATCCTCGATCCTACTACCACCCTCCCCGTACGCGCGGCTTACGGCGCGCGACTTCAACACCTGCGCAAACAACGTCAGCTTTACCCCCCACCACACAAGGGGCTAAATGCACAGGAAGCACGGGACTGGAGAcagctccagaccaacaccttccCCAACTTACACAAATACAGCATTATCTTCTCAGAACACTACAAAGACGCATGCCCATGGTGCGACGAACGACCCACCGCCTACCACGTCACGTGGGGGTGTACAGGCCCCAAACCCCCAGACATACAAACACAACAAccggaggagcagtgggaggccactctGTCCAGCCCCGACCTAGCGATCCAGCGCGGACTGGTAATCCAGGCGAGAGCGGCAGCCAAAGCCACTGGGGTCTTGAAATGAAAACTCCACTCGATGTACATTTTCCTCCGAATTTATTTTCTGTGTGAATAAACGTTTTCTACTACTTGGCTCCCCGAACGGGAATAgggaaaaaggcgtctgctctcctcacttccgtggcgcACGTAAGGACGCGGgaaaatatgaaccttcataattcccacacGGTAGAAGCTGAAATTGGGCGTCAGAACACCCacccgcgtgcgcgcgcgcggccaaggtcggccacagctgtcgcagtgtttccgggggtgtcggtctcttgcagcgtttgtttaacccctttcggcgatcttcgcacgtggtccgtctgaaacattatcctcGTCGGCGCTTCACGCAGGTGATGCGTCTTACATgagccttcccgcggtcgtcgcttggtattgacgcgttcgtcgcggtggaaggaaatgcccagacattgctgtaataacagcatcgtcggtcctgacacgccgtcgcacacgtttcccagagacgagaaggtgcgtaaactttggatacctgcctgtcagccatcacgcccagcgtggagacctctaaaaattaACTTCATTAGCGCGGACCACTTcttcgacgatgattatgtgaccagcccggctgtgctgaaaagcctcggcatgccgctcaaaaggcaacgcctaaagccatcggtcttctcacgaaaacgcaaggcagaaatgatcagcggcgcgtttgaaaagaggaggcgaaaagatgccggtactgttttcgttcacttgcagccttcctGAGcaatgtgagggcgaggctggggcgagatgcccgaagctgggcacgaaggcagtaatgtctttaaaaatgttggcaaagcatagtaaaacaatacaaggctagcgcgcgcgagcgcgactcacgagattaGTCCTAAATGGCAGCGGGGCGCACACACagagctctgcttctccacaggctaaaagtgGGAAAAACTGAgaagaacgccagacaggtgctgccatctgtcgggctgCTGGAGAAGTGGACGTGAGAGCCTCGGAGGTAATAATACCTCACaacagttgctcacgccgacggcataaactactattcagttaTCCACgaagtgctgaagtaccccgcagctgccttgcctgcgtgcgctcttgaaaaaaacaagtttacagaggaaatgacaaataattcttgcacaagtgtctggtacagagcgaaatcttcgcgctacggttcgcgacaacctgaccggcacttccacggccgcctgctcttcgtcgcttgacgcggaaggctcgtaagcgcaagcggtaatatttcttgccaagttggaatggttcttgtcttcagacgtgtactcatcgcaaGTAGAGGCACGTGCCAGAACTGGAATCCATGCTCGccatggcggcgtcggcgcgcttcgaatgaccgcagCCGGCccgctggctatccgacgagggtgtcgtgacgtcacgccttccaactcccgcggatcgggcggcgaggcgcgcgctcacaaaaacgccaaaaataaagtcatcggctcaaaaatgagctaagtgactacttcttttcggtggaATCACACACTGAGAAttaattttcagcattttcgtaaaaattttcagattttgtgtccgtatccctttaagggggtataagccattcattgtcttacgtgacgtaGCACgtagcggcccgctacgtgctgacgcgcgttccgagggaccttaagaaagttttatcataccataatCGCAAGCATCAATGGCGgatgaatgctgctaaccacgtcgccgagcaaactcgagacatcgaacgcaagcgacaacagcgacgagcagagaatcgtacaacgcaacggaaggacaAGTAGTAGGCCAAGTACACACACgtcaagcttcacttacccccattttctcgagaggggaagggctggtgatttttttctccaccttcgcctctccGCGGCGCTGTTGCTGTGGTAGAAATACTAGAAGAGGGGtttggtgtttgagtttcctcgtaacagaattatgttttctcgtacattcaaattacaatccgacactatcatatttttaggttgtggttaagtcgtacttgacGATTTTCCTGATggactttgaaaaattcaattttgttcaataacgctacagtgtactagaatagacaactcttctagtacactgtaataacgccttgcgccacgtcgagggcctgcgcggtcggggtggttcgggttgATTTTCTCTGCTAtcgacgccggcgcgcccacgccgacaccgaattttctgcgacacggggcctttaacacTGTCGCGTTAATAAATGCACTAATTAGCTTTTCaattacttcacggcacatatttcaatttacaaattgtagccggtgagtttgcaaggcgtattcacaatttctagaatgacaccaaTTTAGAGATATGCGCCATTGACGCCGTAAAAATACATTgctgttccacttacctttttaaCAAGAcggtattttatgcattgaagcacataagtaactgaaatgcccatgtatttcgtcccacactttgggaaatatctcgaaactggtatcattctGGAGATTtactcaccggctccaattcgttaattgcaatatgtaccgtaaagtaGTTAATTAAGAAGTTATAATTATTGATATTGTTTTTAATCAGgtgagtatgtgtttcgatttctcgtgctagtaatgtccgcctcttcgaataatccatctAAAGgagaagaattatgctatctagctgtcacaggcgatttctaaaaattccggaATACTTCAAAAATGATGACCCCGtagatacggtggctagatgccTGCCGCCAGGCGCAAGCGACATATTGAGCTATGATCTGCATTGAGTTTTGAAAGTAAATTGCGTAAAAATTAGTACTCAAAGTATGATGTACACATGAGCTGCATGTAGACATAATATAGCTTGGCTTGTAATTcgcctgtatatatataaaacGTAATTCCGTCACGAgtaaac
This genomic stretch from Dermacentor silvarum isolate Dsil-2018 chromosome 2, BIME_Dsil_1.4, whole genome shotgun sequence harbors:
- the LOC119440453 gene encoding uncharacterized protein LOC119440453, coding for MAKVAILVAKDITVIEHSLSEPEVEHLTIEIVPNKRGRKSTFVVNTYKPPRPAKADFTNLLSEASRLAQANQLIVVGDFNSPHRDWGYQSNSARGVTVARAIEALRMELLTDPLYPTREGNSVTRDSCPDLTLIKNVAEATWTNLGETLGSDHCILSTSISSSKIRRHLGAAHITDWPKFRNAPVPSGPI